The following proteins come from a genomic window of Falco rusticolus isolate bFalRus1 chromosome 9, bFalRus1.pri, whole genome shotgun sequence:
- the GOLGA2 gene encoding golgin subfamily A member 2 isoform X10, protein MADSSRQSRLAAAKKKLKEYQQKNSPGAAAGTKKKRKTKDDCRPETPTGDDQQPPENIQNILKVLVSDLKRSNGVAIPSLDKRKAYFDSDVATRSAEQLAPNVPVLSNSDSLPNCRSVLSAPGSVQLTQIHEAEDHKNALDENRSLSSTESLRQLSEQLNGLVSQSTSYVNGESAVSSTNIKEMETRYQELAVALDSSNLTNKQLVTKIEELKEQSQEAVDQLEKEKKELEKKFSKEQAALREQLQVHIQTIGILVSEKSELQAALAHTQQAARQKSGEAESFAARLRSSRQRVLELERTLASVSLQQKQAEKRNEELMKEREDLKLELYKQSKSSEEIKQQNSELSEKIRCLVSKISAKELDMEDLRKKLEMAELMIQQFSNQAGSLDAKQQLQVALEEKAGLETQVAQLSESVHQLQAERDQYVEKLKEEQSIWQQQVQQLSEQVHAMADEKEEHMAQIRELEANVTELLSKSVKPMDIEPSSLAGPTAAELSLQEEIQRLQQEREELHWQYQAQVRDNEQLSHLNQEQEERLLELEKAVQRFNEESVDRQQILEDMQSDKATISRALSQNRELKEQLAELQNGFVKLTNENMEVTSALQSEQHVKKELAKKLGQLQENLGDLKEMLELKSQEAQGLQEQRDQYYSHLQQYTVAYQQLAAEKEELHKQYLLQTQLMDRLQHEEVQGKVTVEMHLKELQQTKESLEAVAKENKELQAQISQLEADLDDRSFHRLEGDGVESEAMTKEIPKSSFVIPEKFESHEEMVAFLTSATSQMEKEREDTRQQLAAQKEQCSSLLQQIAALRQEQQHNMMLGEGPTVDTVPVEVHEALKTAMEKLQSRFTDLMQEKADLKERLEELEHRCIQLSGETDTIGEYIALYQSQRAILKQRHQEKEEYISRLAQDKEEMKMKLQELQDLVMRLVRERNEWYSKYVTAAQNPELQASQHDSVLAVERRMELNATDGEGLRDVNLLDEAELEAAVHPSSFSPTDSKAAQSSQEDPTAKQIMQLLREIQNPQERLGSLLENPCIPFFYRADENDEVKIMVV, encoded by the exons ATGGcggacagcagcaggcagagcaggctggcgGCGGCCAAGAAGAAG ctgaaggagtatcagcagaaaaatagccctggagcagctgcaggaactAAGAAAAAACGCAAAACTAAAGATGACTGTCGGCCCGAGACACCCACGGGCGATGACCAGCAGCCTCCAGAGAAT ATTCAGAACATTCTGAAGGTGCTGGTGTCAGACCTGAAGCGCTCCAATGGGGTAGCCATACCCTCATTGGACAAGAGGAAG GCATACTTTGACAGTGATGTTGCCACTCGTAGCGCTGAACAGCTTGCTCCCAATGTCCCTGTGCTATCGAACAGCGACAGTCTACCTAATTGTCGTTCTGTTCTGTCCGCTCCTGGGAGCGTGCAGCTGACACAG ATTCATGAAGCTGAGGAtcataaaaatgctttggatGAGAACAG GTCTTTATCATCAACAGAAAGTCTCCGCCAGTTGTCTGAACAACTCAATGGCCTGGTTTCTCAG TCTACATCATATGTGAATGGAGAAAGTGCTGTTTCTTCCACAAATATTAAGGAAATGGAA ACACGTTACCAGGAGCTGGCAGTAGCCCTGGATTCCAGCAATCTAACTAACAAACAGCTCGTTACAAAGATAGAGGAATTG aaagagcagagccaggaggcagTGGATCAGCTGGAGAAG GAGAAGaaggagctggaaaagaaattttctaaaGAGCAAGCCGCGCTGAGGGAACAGCTACAG gtTCATATCCAGACTATTGGAATTCTAGTTTCTGAGAAGTCTGAGTTGCAGGCGGCACTTGCACATACTCAGCAAGCTGCACGGCAGAAATCAG GAGAAGCCGAGAGCTTTGCTGCTCGTTTACGTTCATCTCGCCAGAGGGTATTGGAGCTGGAACGTACTTTGGCCTCCGTCTCTCTGCAGCAAAAACAGGCAGAGAAG cgTAATGAAGAGTTAATGAAGGAGCGAGAAGACCTGAAACTGGAGCTGTACAAACAGAG caaaagtagtgaagaaataaagcagcagaattCGGAGCTGTCAGAGAAGATTCGCTGCCTGGTTTCCAAGATCTCAGCCAAGGAGTTGGATATGGAGGATTTGCGTAAGAAACTGGAAATGGCTGAACTGATGATCCAACAG TTCTCAAATCAGGCAGGGAGTCtggatgcaaagcagcagttgcaGGTGGCgctggaggagaaggcaggcCTGGAAACCCAGGTTGCTCAG ctCTCGGAGTCAGTTCACCAGCTCCAGGCAGAAAGAGATCAGTATGTAGAGAAACtgaaggaggagcagagcatttggcagcagcaggtgcagcaGCTCTCTGAACAG GTCCATGCAATGGCAGATGAGAAGGAGGAGCATATGGCCCAAATTCGGGAGCTGGAAGCTAATGTTACAGAGCTATTGAGCAAATCAG TTAAGCCCATGGATATTGAGCCttcctcactggcagggcccacagcagctgagctgagccTGCAGGAGGAGATCCAGCGGCTGCAGCAAGAGAGGGAGGAACTGCATTGGCAGTACCAGGCCCAGGTCCGGGACAATGAGCAGCTGAGCCACCTCAaccaggagcaggaggagcggCTGCTGGAGCTTGAGAAGGCGGTGCAGCGCTTCAACGAGGAGTCTGTGGACAGACAGCAGATCTTAGAGGACATGCAGAGTGACAAGGCCACAATCAGTAGGGCACTGAGCCAGAATCGGGAGCTGAAGGAAcagctggctgagctgcagaaTGGCTTTGTCAAACTG acaaatgaaaacatggaGGTTACAAGTGCCCTACAGTCAGAGCAACACGTAAAGAAAGAGCTGGCCAAGAAGcttgggcagctgcaggagaacCTGGGAGACCTCAAGGAGATG CTGGAACTGAAAAGCCAGGAGGCTCAGGGTCTGCAGGAGCAGCGGGACCAGTACTACAGCCACTTACAGCAGTACACTGTGGCGTACCAGCAGCTGGCTGCCGAGAAGGAGGAACTGCACAAACAGTACTTGCTTCAGACACAGCTTATGGATCGGCTGCAGCATGAGGAAGTTCAGGGGAAGGTGACAGTGGAAATGCACctgaaagagctgcagcagacCAAG GAAAGTCTGGAAGCTGTagctaaggaaaacaaagagctgCAGGCCCAGATCAGTCAGTTAGAAGCAGACCTGGATGACAGGAGTTTTCACCGACTAGAGG GAGACGGAGTTGAAAGCGAAGCAATGACCAAAGAAATCCCAAAATCTTCATTTGTGATCCCAGAGAAGTTTGAAAGCCATGAAGAAATG GTTGCTTTCTTGACATCTGCCACATCCCAAATGGAAAAGGAACGAGAAGATACtaggcagcagctggctgctcagAAAGAGCAGTGCAGTAGCCTCCTGCAGCAAATAGCAGCTCTTAGGCAGGAGCAGCAACATAACATGATGCTGGGCGAAG GTCCCACTGTGGATACTGTTCCGGTGGAGGTTCACGAGGCTTTGAAAACTGCCATGGAGAAGCTACAG TCCCGATTCACAGACCTGATGCAAGAGAAAGCTGACCTGAAGGAACGGCTAGAGGAGTTAGAACACCGCTGCATACAGCTGTCTGGCGAAACAGACACCATTG GGGAGTATATTGCATTATACCAGAGTCAAAGGGCTATCCTCAAACAGCGTcaccaggagaaggaagagtATATCAGCAGACTGGCGCAGGACAAGGAAGAGATGAAG ATGAAACTACAGGAACTGCAGGATTTAGTGATGCGTCTGgtcagggaaagaaatgaatgGTACAGTAAGTATGTAACAGCTGCCCAaaacccagagctgcaggcaagCCAGCATGACAGTGTACTTGCAGTGGAGAGGCGCATGGAACTGAACGCTACTGATGGAGAAG GGTTACGAGATGTGAATTTATTAGATGAAGCAGAACTTGAGGCTGCTGTTCATCCATCCAGTTTCTCTCCTACCGACAGTAAAGCTGCTCAGTCAAGCCAAGAGGAccccacagcaaagcaaataatGCAGCTTCTCAGAGAAATCCAGAACCCTCAGGAGAGGCTGGGCTCCCTGCTGGAAAACCCCTGCATTCCCTTCTTCTACCGTGCTGATGAGAATGATGAGGTCAAAATCATGGTAGTTTAA
- the GOLGA2 gene encoding golgin subfamily A member 2 isoform X16: MADSSRQSRLAAAKKKLKEYQQKNSPGAAAGTKKKRKTKDDCRPETPTGDDQQPPENIHEAEDHKNALDENRSLSSTESLRQLSEQLNGLVSQSTSYVNGESAVSSTNIKEMETRYQELAVALDSSNLTNKQLVTKIEELKEQSQEAVDQLEKEKKELEKKFSKEQAALREQLQVHIQTIGILVSEKSELQAALAHTQQAARQKSGEAESFAARLRSSRQRVLELERTLASVSLQQKQAEKRNEELMKEREDLKLELYKQSKSSEEIKQQNSELSEKIRCLVSKISAKELDMEDLRKKLEMAELMIQQFSNQAGSLDAKQQLQVALEEKAGLETQVAQLSESVHQLQAERDQYVEKLKEEQSIWQQQVQQLSEQVHAMADEKEEHMAQIRELEANVTELLSKSAVKPMDIEPSSLAGPTAAELSLQEEIQRLQQEREELHWQYQAQVRDNEQLSHLNQEQEERLLELEKAVQRFNEESVDRQQILEDMQSDKATISRALSQNRELKEQLAELQNGFVKLTNENMEVTSALQSEQHVKKELAKKLGQLQENLGDLKEMLELKSQEAQGLQEQRDQYYSHLQQYTVAYQQLAAEKEELHKQYLLQTQLMDRLQHEEVQGKVTVEMHLKELQQTKESLEAVAKENKELQAQISQLEADLDDRSFHRLEGDGVESEAMTKEIPKSSFVIPEKFESHEEMVAFLTSATSQMEKEREDTRQQLAAQKEQCSSLLQQIAALRQEQQHNMMLGEGPTVDTVPVEVHEALKTAMEKLQSRFTDLMQEKADLKERLEELEHRCIQLSGETDTIGEYIALYQSQRAILKQRHQEKEEYISRLAQDKEEMKMKLQELQDLVMRLVRERNEWYSKYVTAAQNPELQASQHDSVLAVERRMELNATDGEGLRDVNLLDEAELEAAVHPSSFSPTDSKAAQSSQEDPTAKQIMQLLREIQNPQERLGSLLENPCIPFFYRADENDEVKIMVV, from the exons ATGGcggacagcagcaggcagagcaggctggcgGCGGCCAAGAAGAAG ctgaaggagtatcagcagaaaaatagccctggagcagctgcaggaactAAGAAAAAACGCAAAACTAAAGATGACTGTCGGCCCGAGACACCCACGGGCGATGACCAGCAGCCTCCAGAGAAT ATTCATGAAGCTGAGGAtcataaaaatgctttggatGAGAACAG GTCTTTATCATCAACAGAAAGTCTCCGCCAGTTGTCTGAACAACTCAATGGCCTGGTTTCTCAG TCTACATCATATGTGAATGGAGAAAGTGCTGTTTCTTCCACAAATATTAAGGAAATGGAA ACACGTTACCAGGAGCTGGCAGTAGCCCTGGATTCCAGCAATCTAACTAACAAACAGCTCGTTACAAAGATAGAGGAATTG aaagagcagagccaggaggcagTGGATCAGCTGGAGAAG GAGAAGaaggagctggaaaagaaattttctaaaGAGCAAGCCGCGCTGAGGGAACAGCTACAG gtTCATATCCAGACTATTGGAATTCTAGTTTCTGAGAAGTCTGAGTTGCAGGCGGCACTTGCACATACTCAGCAAGCTGCACGGCAGAAATCAG GAGAAGCCGAGAGCTTTGCTGCTCGTTTACGTTCATCTCGCCAGAGGGTATTGGAGCTGGAACGTACTTTGGCCTCCGTCTCTCTGCAGCAAAAACAGGCAGAGAAG cgTAATGAAGAGTTAATGAAGGAGCGAGAAGACCTGAAACTGGAGCTGTACAAACAGAG caaaagtagtgaagaaataaagcagcagaattCGGAGCTGTCAGAGAAGATTCGCTGCCTGGTTTCCAAGATCTCAGCCAAGGAGTTGGATATGGAGGATTTGCGTAAGAAACTGGAAATGGCTGAACTGATGATCCAACAG TTCTCAAATCAGGCAGGGAGTCtggatgcaaagcagcagttgcaGGTGGCgctggaggagaaggcaggcCTGGAAACCCAGGTTGCTCAG ctCTCGGAGTCAGTTCACCAGCTCCAGGCAGAAAGAGATCAGTATGTAGAGAAACtgaaggaggagcagagcatttggcagcagcaggtgcagcaGCTCTCTGAACAG GTCCATGCAATGGCAGATGAGAAGGAGGAGCATATGGCCCAAATTCGGGAGCTGGAAGCTAATGTTACAGAGCTATTGAGCAAATCAG CAGTTAAGCCCATGGATATTGAGCCttcctcactggcagggcccacagcagctgagctgagccTGCAGGAGGAGATCCAGCGGCTGCAGCAAGAGAGGGAGGAACTGCATTGGCAGTACCAGGCCCAGGTCCGGGACAATGAGCAGCTGAGCCACCTCAaccaggagcaggaggagcggCTGCTGGAGCTTGAGAAGGCGGTGCAGCGCTTCAACGAGGAGTCTGTGGACAGACAGCAGATCTTAGAGGACATGCAGAGTGACAAGGCCACAATCAGTAGGGCACTGAGCCAGAATCGGGAGCTGAAGGAAcagctggctgagctgcagaaTGGCTTTGTCAAACTG acaaatgaaaacatggaGGTTACAAGTGCCCTACAGTCAGAGCAACACGTAAAGAAAGAGCTGGCCAAGAAGcttgggcagctgcaggagaacCTGGGAGACCTCAAGGAGATG CTGGAACTGAAAAGCCAGGAGGCTCAGGGTCTGCAGGAGCAGCGGGACCAGTACTACAGCCACTTACAGCAGTACACTGTGGCGTACCAGCAGCTGGCTGCCGAGAAGGAGGAACTGCACAAACAGTACTTGCTTCAGACACAGCTTATGGATCGGCTGCAGCATGAGGAAGTTCAGGGGAAGGTGACAGTGGAAATGCACctgaaagagctgcagcagacCAAG GAAAGTCTGGAAGCTGTagctaaggaaaacaaagagctgCAGGCCCAGATCAGTCAGTTAGAAGCAGACCTGGATGACAGGAGTTTTCACCGACTAGAGG GAGACGGAGTTGAAAGCGAAGCAATGACCAAAGAAATCCCAAAATCTTCATTTGTGATCCCAGAGAAGTTTGAAAGCCATGAAGAAATG GTTGCTTTCTTGACATCTGCCACATCCCAAATGGAAAAGGAACGAGAAGATACtaggcagcagctggctgctcagAAAGAGCAGTGCAGTAGCCTCCTGCAGCAAATAGCAGCTCTTAGGCAGGAGCAGCAACATAACATGATGCTGGGCGAAG GTCCCACTGTGGATACTGTTCCGGTGGAGGTTCACGAGGCTTTGAAAACTGCCATGGAGAAGCTACAG TCCCGATTCACAGACCTGATGCAAGAGAAAGCTGACCTGAAGGAACGGCTAGAGGAGTTAGAACACCGCTGCATACAGCTGTCTGGCGAAACAGACACCATTG GGGAGTATATTGCATTATACCAGAGTCAAAGGGCTATCCTCAAACAGCGTcaccaggagaaggaagagtATATCAGCAGACTGGCGCAGGACAAGGAAGAGATGAAG ATGAAACTACAGGAACTGCAGGATTTAGTGATGCGTCTGgtcagggaaagaaatgaatgGTACAGTAAGTATGTAACAGCTGCCCAaaacccagagctgcaggcaagCCAGCATGACAGTGTACTTGCAGTGGAGAGGCGCATGGAACTGAACGCTACTGATGGAGAAG GGTTACGAGATGTGAATTTATTAGATGAAGCAGAACTTGAGGCTGCTGTTCATCCATCCAGTTTCTCTCCTACCGACAGTAAAGCTGCTCAGTCAAGCCAAGAGGAccccacagcaaagcaaataatGCAGCTTCTCAGAGAAATCCAGAACCCTCAGGAGAGGCTGGGCTCCCTGCTGGAAAACCCCTGCATTCCCTTCTTCTACCGTGCTGATGAGAATGATGAGGTCAAAATCATGGTAGTTTAA
- the GOLGA2 gene encoding golgin subfamily A member 2 isoform X9, protein MADSSRQSRLAAAKKKLKEYQQKNSPGAAAGTKKKRKTKDDCRPETPTGDDQQPPENIQNILKVLVSDLKRSNGVAIPSLDKRKAYFDSDVATRSAEQLAPNVPVLSNSDSLPNCRSVLSAPGSVQLTQIHEAEDHKNALDENRSLSSTESLRQLSEQLNGLVSQSTSYVNGESAVSSTNIKEMETRYQELAVALDSSNLTNKQLVTKIEELKEQSQEAVDQLEKEKKELEKKFSKEQAALREQLQVHIQTIGILVSEKSELQAALAHTQQAARQKSGEAESFAARLRSSRQRVLELERTLASVSLQQKQAEKRNEELMKEREDLKLELYKQSKSSEEIKQQNSELSEKIRCLVSKISAKELDMEDLRKKLEMAELMIQQFSNQAGSLDAKQQLQVALEEKAGLETQVAQLSESVHQLQAERDQYVEKLKEEQSIWQQQVQQLSEQVHAMADEKEEHMAQIRELEANVTELLSKSAVKPMDIEPSSLAGPTAAELSLQEEIQRLQQEREELHWQYQAQVRDNEQLSHLNQEQEERLLELEKAVQRFNEESVDRQQILEDMQSDKATISRALSQNRELKEQLAELQNGFVKLTNENMEVTSALQSEQHVKKELAKKLGQLQENLGDLKEMLELKSQEAQGLQEQRDQYYSHLQQYTVAYQQLAAEKEELHKQYLLQTQLMDRLQHEEVQGKVTVEMHLKELQQTKESLEAVAKENKELQAQISQLEADLDDRSFHRLEGDGVESEAMTKEIPKSSFVIPEKFESHEEMVAFLTSATSQMEKEREDTRQQLAAQKEQCSSLLQQIAALRQEQQHNMMLGEGPTVDTVPVEVHEALKTAMEKLQSRFTDLMQEKADLKERLEELEHRCIQLSGETDTIGEYIALYQSQRAILKQRHQEKEEYISRLAQDKEEMKMKLQELQDLVMRLVRERNEWYSKYVTAAQNPELQASQHDSVLAVERRMELNATDGEGLRDVNLLDEAELEAAVHPSSFSPTDSKAAQSSQEDPTAKQIMQLLREIQNPQERLGSLLENPCIPFFYRADENDEVKIMVV, encoded by the exons ATGGcggacagcagcaggcagagcaggctggcgGCGGCCAAGAAGAAG ctgaaggagtatcagcagaaaaatagccctggagcagctgcaggaactAAGAAAAAACGCAAAACTAAAGATGACTGTCGGCCCGAGACACCCACGGGCGATGACCAGCAGCCTCCAGAGAAT ATTCAGAACATTCTGAAGGTGCTGGTGTCAGACCTGAAGCGCTCCAATGGGGTAGCCATACCCTCATTGGACAAGAGGAAG GCATACTTTGACAGTGATGTTGCCACTCGTAGCGCTGAACAGCTTGCTCCCAATGTCCCTGTGCTATCGAACAGCGACAGTCTACCTAATTGTCGTTCTGTTCTGTCCGCTCCTGGGAGCGTGCAGCTGACACAG ATTCATGAAGCTGAGGAtcataaaaatgctttggatGAGAACAG GTCTTTATCATCAACAGAAAGTCTCCGCCAGTTGTCTGAACAACTCAATGGCCTGGTTTCTCAG TCTACATCATATGTGAATGGAGAAAGTGCTGTTTCTTCCACAAATATTAAGGAAATGGAA ACACGTTACCAGGAGCTGGCAGTAGCCCTGGATTCCAGCAATCTAACTAACAAACAGCTCGTTACAAAGATAGAGGAATTG aaagagcagagccaggaggcagTGGATCAGCTGGAGAAG GAGAAGaaggagctggaaaagaaattttctaaaGAGCAAGCCGCGCTGAGGGAACAGCTACAG gtTCATATCCAGACTATTGGAATTCTAGTTTCTGAGAAGTCTGAGTTGCAGGCGGCACTTGCACATACTCAGCAAGCTGCACGGCAGAAATCAG GAGAAGCCGAGAGCTTTGCTGCTCGTTTACGTTCATCTCGCCAGAGGGTATTGGAGCTGGAACGTACTTTGGCCTCCGTCTCTCTGCAGCAAAAACAGGCAGAGAAG cgTAATGAAGAGTTAATGAAGGAGCGAGAAGACCTGAAACTGGAGCTGTACAAACAGAG caaaagtagtgaagaaataaagcagcagaattCGGAGCTGTCAGAGAAGATTCGCTGCCTGGTTTCCAAGATCTCAGCCAAGGAGTTGGATATGGAGGATTTGCGTAAGAAACTGGAAATGGCTGAACTGATGATCCAACAG TTCTCAAATCAGGCAGGGAGTCtggatgcaaagcagcagttgcaGGTGGCgctggaggagaaggcaggcCTGGAAACCCAGGTTGCTCAG ctCTCGGAGTCAGTTCACCAGCTCCAGGCAGAAAGAGATCAGTATGTAGAGAAACtgaaggaggagcagagcatttggcagcagcaggtgcagcaGCTCTCTGAACAG GTCCATGCAATGGCAGATGAGAAGGAGGAGCATATGGCCCAAATTCGGGAGCTGGAAGCTAATGTTACAGAGCTATTGAGCAAATCAG CAGTTAAGCCCATGGATATTGAGCCttcctcactggcagggcccacagcagctgagctgagccTGCAGGAGGAGATCCAGCGGCTGCAGCAAGAGAGGGAGGAACTGCATTGGCAGTACCAGGCCCAGGTCCGGGACAATGAGCAGCTGAGCCACCTCAaccaggagcaggaggagcggCTGCTGGAGCTTGAGAAGGCGGTGCAGCGCTTCAACGAGGAGTCTGTGGACAGACAGCAGATCTTAGAGGACATGCAGAGTGACAAGGCCACAATCAGTAGGGCACTGAGCCAGAATCGGGAGCTGAAGGAAcagctggctgagctgcagaaTGGCTTTGTCAAACTG acaaatgaaaacatggaGGTTACAAGTGCCCTACAGTCAGAGCAACACGTAAAGAAAGAGCTGGCCAAGAAGcttgggcagctgcaggagaacCTGGGAGACCTCAAGGAGATG CTGGAACTGAAAAGCCAGGAGGCTCAGGGTCTGCAGGAGCAGCGGGACCAGTACTACAGCCACTTACAGCAGTACACTGTGGCGTACCAGCAGCTGGCTGCCGAGAAGGAGGAACTGCACAAACAGTACTTGCTTCAGACACAGCTTATGGATCGGCTGCAGCATGAGGAAGTTCAGGGGAAGGTGACAGTGGAAATGCACctgaaagagctgcagcagacCAAG GAAAGTCTGGAAGCTGTagctaaggaaaacaaagagctgCAGGCCCAGATCAGTCAGTTAGAAGCAGACCTGGATGACAGGAGTTTTCACCGACTAGAGG GAGACGGAGTTGAAAGCGAAGCAATGACCAAAGAAATCCCAAAATCTTCATTTGTGATCCCAGAGAAGTTTGAAAGCCATGAAGAAATG GTTGCTTTCTTGACATCTGCCACATCCCAAATGGAAAAGGAACGAGAAGATACtaggcagcagctggctgctcagAAAGAGCAGTGCAGTAGCCTCCTGCAGCAAATAGCAGCTCTTAGGCAGGAGCAGCAACATAACATGATGCTGGGCGAAG GTCCCACTGTGGATACTGTTCCGGTGGAGGTTCACGAGGCTTTGAAAACTGCCATGGAGAAGCTACAG TCCCGATTCACAGACCTGATGCAAGAGAAAGCTGACCTGAAGGAACGGCTAGAGGAGTTAGAACACCGCTGCATACAGCTGTCTGGCGAAACAGACACCATTG GGGAGTATATTGCATTATACCAGAGTCAAAGGGCTATCCTCAAACAGCGTcaccaggagaaggaagagtATATCAGCAGACTGGCGCAGGACAAGGAAGAGATGAAG ATGAAACTACAGGAACTGCAGGATTTAGTGATGCGTCTGgtcagggaaagaaatgaatgGTACAGTAAGTATGTAACAGCTGCCCAaaacccagagctgcaggcaagCCAGCATGACAGTGTACTTGCAGTGGAGAGGCGCATGGAACTGAACGCTACTGATGGAGAAG GGTTACGAGATGTGAATTTATTAGATGAAGCAGAACTTGAGGCTGCTGTTCATCCATCCAGTTTCTCTCCTACCGACAGTAAAGCTGCTCAGTCAAGCCAAGAGGAccccacagcaaagcaaataatGCAGCTTCTCAGAGAAATCCAGAACCCTCAGGAGAGGCTGGGCTCCCTGCTGGAAAACCCCTGCATTCCCTTCTTCTACCGTGCTGATGAGAATGATGAGGTCAAAATCATGGTAGTTTAA